In a single window of the Pseudoxanthomonas sp. F37 genome:
- a CDS encoding DUF2127 domain-containing protein has translation MEDAAYNPDPKAHPGLHAIALFEGAKGVLALAFAAGLLAVGPHRLRDAVQAVVTRFIPDAGPGAISQWMERINPESVHVAVLVIAVYAGMRLLEAWGLWRARAWASWLGCIGSAAYLPLDVYALYHHPGWHTWALLIVNLAIVWVLWRDIRRRRRI, from the coding sequence TTGGAAGACGCCGCCTACAACCCGGACCCCAAGGCGCATCCCGGCCTGCACGCCATCGCCCTGTTCGAGGGCGCCAAGGGCGTGCTGGCCCTGGCCTTCGCCGCCGGCCTGCTGGCCGTCGGCCCGCACCGCCTGCGCGATGCCGTGCAGGCCGTGGTGACGCGCTTCATCCCCGATGCCGGCCCTGGCGCGATCAGCCAGTGGATGGAACGCATCAATCCCGAGTCGGTCCATGTGGCGGTGCTGGTCATCGCGGTGTACGCCGGCATGCGCCTGCTGGAAGCCTGGGGGCTGTGGCGCGCGCGCGCTTGGGCCTCATGGCTGGGCTGCATCGGCTCCGCCGCCTACCTGCCGCTGGACGTGTACGCGCTGTACCACCACCCGGGCTGGCATACCTGGGCCCTGCTCATCGTCAACCTGGCGATCGTCTGGGTGCTCTGGCGCGACATCCGCCGGCGCAGGCGGATTTGA
- a CDS encoding amidase → MRRSWLPLGLMFALAACQPATPPGATAPAAPTDFSYAELDIADLQARMQAGELDSRRLTQAYLDRIAAVDKAGPQLNAVIELNPDALKEAALRDVERRANAVRGPLHGIPVLLKDNIDAVPMATSAGSLALKDFRPGQDAFLVRRLREAGAVILGKANLSEWANFRSSHSTSGWSGRGGQTRNPYALDRNPCGSSSGSAVAVSANLAAVSVGTETDGSILCPAAINGVVGLKPTVGLVSRQGILPISHSQDTAGPITRTVADAALLLGVLAGRDPADAATTNAAWNTTLDYGARLTPGALKGARIGVLRSKAAIHPDAAAALEGAIQVMREAGAIVVDAEIPTDGQWSADELELLLYEFKHGLERYLAERNAPLTTLTQLIGYNEQYRLSEMPHFGQDLFERANAKGGLGESAYIAARSRARRLAGPEGIDAALKAQQLDVLIAPTTGPAWLTDHKAGDHFPGAGYGAAAVAGYPSLTVPAGHSDGLPLGIVFMGPAWSEARLIALGYDYEQRTRARKPPEYWPTLPPRTPRR, encoded by the coding sequence ATGCGCAGATCGTGGCTGCCGCTTGGCCTGATGTTCGCCCTGGCTGCCTGCCAGCCGGCGACGCCCCCCGGTGCGACGGCTCCGGCGGCGCCGACCGACTTCAGCTACGCCGAGCTCGACATCGCCGACCTGCAGGCGCGCATGCAGGCCGGGGAACTGGACAGCCGGCGGCTGACGCAGGCCTACCTGGATCGGATCGCCGCCGTCGACAAGGCCGGGCCGCAACTCAACGCCGTCATAGAACTGAACCCCGACGCGCTGAAGGAAGCGGCGCTGCGCGACGTGGAACGCCGCGCCAATGCGGTGCGCGGCCCGCTGCACGGCATCCCGGTGCTGCTGAAGGACAACATCGACGCCGTGCCCATGGCCACCTCCGCCGGCTCGCTGGCGCTGAAGGATTTCCGGCCCGGCCAGGACGCGTTCCTGGTGCGGCGCCTGCGCGAGGCCGGTGCGGTGATCCTGGGCAAGGCCAACCTGAGCGAATGGGCCAACTTCCGTTCGTCGCATTCGACCTCGGGCTGGAGCGGACGCGGCGGACAGACGCGCAATCCCTACGCACTGGACCGCAACCCCTGCGGCTCCAGCTCGGGCAGCGCGGTGGCGGTATCCGCCAACCTGGCGGCCGTCAGCGTGGGCACCGAGACCGACGGCAGCATCCTGTGCCCGGCGGCGATCAATGGGGTGGTCGGCCTGAAGCCCACCGTGGGCCTGGTCAGCCGGCAGGGCATCCTGCCGATCTCGCACAGCCAGGACACGGCAGGCCCCATCACCCGCACCGTCGCCGATGCCGCGCTGCTGCTGGGCGTGCTGGCGGGGCGGGACCCGGCCGACGCCGCCACCACCAATGCGGCCTGGAACACCACCCTGGACTACGGTGCCCGCCTGACGCCGGGAGCACTCAAGGGCGCCCGCATCGGCGTGCTGCGCAGCAAGGCGGCCATCCACCCCGACGCGGCAGCGGCGCTGGAAGGCGCCATCCAGGTGATGCGCGAAGCGGGCGCGATCGTGGTGGATGCGGAGATCCCCACCGATGGCCAGTGGAGCGCCGACGAGCTGGAACTGCTGCTGTACGAGTTCAAGCATGGCCTGGAGCGCTACCTCGCCGAGCGCAACGCCCCGCTGACCACGCTGACGCAGTTGATCGGCTACAACGAACAATACCGTCTGTCGGAGATGCCGCATTTCGGCCAGGATCTGTTCGAACGGGCCAATGCCAAGGGCGGACTGGGCGAATCGGCCTACATCGCCGCCCGCAGCCGCGCACGGCGGCTGGCCGGGCCCGAGGGCATCGACGCCGCACTGAAGGCGCAGCAGCTGGACGTCCTGATCGCCCCCACCACCGGTCCCGCCTGGCTGACCGACCACAAGGCCGGCGACCACTTCCCGGGAGCCGGCTACGGCGCGGCCGCCGTCGCCGGCTACCCCAGCCTCACCGTGCCGGCGGGCCACAGCGACGGGCTGCCGCTGGGCATCGTCTTCATGGGACCGGCATGGAGCGAAGCCCGGCTTATCGCCCTTGGCTACGACTACGAGCAGCGGACGCGGGCACGCAAGCCGCCCGAGTACTGGCCGACGCTGCCGCCACGTACCCCGCGGCGCTGA
- a CDS encoding EAL domain-containing protein — protein MSLWAGATAWRQARDHARARFDARADAIATAIATHMNAYEDTVRAAAAVLEGRQDIEQDSFYAFVEKLQVPTRHAGVHGLGYARHVRRDERDAYLASQRARYGDAFAIHPAGERSEYVVVDLLYPDAPGMRPLLGKDVMAETVRRGAIESARDSGELAAAPLVALGDASRGSTGLPGFLLYAPVYADPVAARGGVEARRRLLRGFATAGFGWERVMEDAIGGNAGEEFDLQLLARDFGDEPIFQIRALQDRHGQGWRPAFTAQRNMRLLGSEWLLVLQSPPLRDALSGLTTIVSLTLAGIGLGGLLFLLLRNLARTEHRSRALLDAVADHLPALIAYVDADGRYGFANRACREWSGTDEEWRERHVDDVHADAPAFLASLKQSMRDCTPDRWIAWDAELGQPPRAVHLYLVPDVEPGRRIAGWYLMGNDVSEQRRTHRELALARDHLKRVTDRLPALIAQFDVQHRLVFHNRAFVEQIRWRVRPQAGQHMRELFGEEAYLRRLPQIEAALQGREGEFESSFATADGVRSLHSFYTPDIDDAGRIGGLFVMAIDITEKARLEHALHEANELAEVTLTSIREAVITVDTDGRVTYLNPAAEALCGWSLEQALGEALDRVAPLARVQAQDDDEVSHSAGQPGDLRLQRKDGSHLLVERSLSSIHDREDRLVGTVMVLRDITESRALSSRMTFLAHHDALTGLPNRLQLNERLGQAITHATNHGNGIAVLFLDLDLFKHVNDALGHHTGDELLQQVARRLQRNVGNLGTVYRTGGDEFVVLLPNVVTREGVLQVADRLLALCGTPYTVASHELHQAFSIGISLFPDDGYDAGTLMMRADAAMYLAKRNGRNASRFYTRELASSVDARIELENSLRRSLRNGDLTLHYQPQIDSLSGRIVGVEGLARWQRGDRLVLPGEFLPIAEETRLIVDIDQWAIHAACRQNRIWQQAGLPPIRVSVNIAAANFDTDDLVATVVEALQDSGLPAEFLELEVTETTLMRDVQRTDRTLRALKALGVRIAIDDFGTGFSSLSYLGNYGFNVLKIDQTFVRDVGEPNQAAITRAIIGLAAQLQCRTIAEGVETAAQAAWLVANGCDELQGNYFSLPLPAAEFARLYARGKTWHLPPAASAAHARGS, from the coding sequence TTGTCGCTGTGGGCCGGCGCCACCGCCTGGCGGCAGGCGCGCGACCATGCGCGCGCCCGGTTCGACGCCCGCGCCGACGCCATCGCCACCGCCATCGCCACCCACATGAACGCCTACGAGGACACCGTGCGCGCGGCCGCGGCGGTGCTGGAAGGCCGCCAGGATATCGAGCAGGACAGCTTCTACGCGTTCGTCGAGAAGCTGCAGGTGCCCACCCGCCACGCCGGCGTGCACGGGCTCGGGTACGCGCGCCATGTGCGCCGCGACGAGCGCGACGCCTACCTGGCCTCCCAGCGCGCGCGCTACGGGGATGCGTTCGCCATCCATCCCGCGGGCGAACGCAGCGAATACGTGGTGGTGGACCTGCTGTATCCGGATGCCCCGGGCATGCGTCCCCTGCTGGGGAAGGACGTCATGGCGGAAACGGTGCGCCGGGGCGCCATCGAGTCCGCGCGCGACAGCGGCGAACTGGCCGCCGCGCCGCTGGTCGCGCTGGGCGATGCCTCCCGCGGCAGCACCGGCCTGCCAGGCTTCCTGCTGTACGCACCGGTATACGCCGATCCGGTCGCGGCGCGCGGCGGCGTGGAGGCGCGGCGGCGCCTGCTGCGCGGGTTCGCCACGGCCGGCTTCGGCTGGGAGCGGGTCATGGAGGATGCCATCGGCGGGAACGCCGGCGAGGAGTTCGACCTGCAACTGCTCGCGCGCGACTTCGGCGACGAACCGATCTTCCAGATCCGCGCACTGCAGGATCGCCACGGCCAGGGCTGGCGGCCGGCGTTCACGGCCCAGCGCAACATGCGCCTGCTGGGCAGCGAATGGCTGCTCGTCCTGCAGTCCCCGCCCCTGCGCGATGCCCTGTCCGGGCTGACGACCATCGTCTCGCTGACGCTCGCCGGCATCGGCCTGGGAGGGTTGCTGTTCCTGTTGCTGCGCAACCTGGCCCGCACCGAGCACCGCAGCCGCGCCCTGCTGGACGCGGTCGCCGACCATCTGCCGGCCCTGATCGCCTACGTCGATGCCGACGGGCGTTACGGCTTCGCCAACCGTGCCTGCCGGGAATGGTCGGGCACGGACGAGGAATGGCGCGAGCGGCACGTGGACGACGTGCACGCGGACGCGCCCGCGTTCCTGGCCTCGCTCAAGCAGTCCATGCGCGACTGCACGCCGGACCGGTGGATCGCCTGGGACGCCGAACTCGGGCAGCCCCCGCGTGCCGTCCACCTGTACCTCGTACCCGACGTCGAGCCGGGCCGTCGGATCGCCGGCTGGTACCTGATGGGCAATGATGTCAGCGAGCAGCGTCGCACCCATCGCGAGCTGGCGCTGGCGCGCGATCACCTCAAGCGCGTCACCGACCGCCTGCCCGCGCTGATCGCACAGTTCGACGTCCAACACCGGCTGGTCTTCCACAACCGCGCGTTCGTCGAACAGATCCGCTGGCGCGTCAGGCCGCAGGCGGGTCAGCACATGCGCGAGCTGTTCGGCGAGGAGGCCTACCTGCGCCGATTGCCGCAGATCGAAGCGGCCCTGCAGGGGCGCGAGGGCGAGTTCGAGAGCAGCTTCGCCACGGCGGACGGCGTGCGCAGCCTGCACAGCTTCTACACGCCCGACATCGACGACGCCGGCAGGATCGGCGGATTGTTCGTCATGGCGATCGACATCACCGAGAAAGCCCGCCTGGAACATGCGCTGCATGAGGCGAACGAACTGGCCGAAGTCACGCTGACCTCCATCCGCGAAGCCGTCATCACCGTCGACACCGATGGGCGGGTGACCTACCTGAATCCCGCGGCGGAGGCGCTGTGCGGCTGGAGCCTGGAGCAGGCACTGGGCGAGGCGCTGGACCGCGTCGCGCCGCTGGCGAGGGTGCAGGCGCAGGATGATGACGAGGTTTCGCACTCGGCCGGCCAGCCGGGCGACCTGCGGCTGCAGCGCAAGGACGGTTCGCACCTGCTGGTGGAGCGCTCGCTGTCGTCCATCCACGACCGCGAGGATCGCCTGGTGGGCACGGTGATGGTGCTGCGCGACATCACCGAGTCGCGCGCATTGAGCTCGCGCATGACCTTCCTGGCCCACCACGATGCGCTGACCGGCCTGCCCAACCGCCTCCAGCTCAACGAACGCCTGGGCCAGGCCATCACCCATGCCACCAACCACGGCAATGGCATCGCCGTGCTGTTCCTCGACCTGGACCTGTTCAAGCACGTCAACGATGCGCTGGGCCACCACACCGGGGACGAACTGCTGCAGCAGGTGGCGCGCCGCCTGCAACGCAACGTCGGCAATCTGGGCACGGTCTACCGCACCGGCGGCGACGAATTCGTGGTGCTGCTGCCCAACGTGGTGACGCGCGAGGGCGTGCTGCAGGTGGCCGACCGCCTGCTCGCCCTGTGCGGCACGCCGTACACGGTGGCCTCGCACGAACTGCACCAGGCCTTCAGCATCGGCATCAGCCTGTTCCCCGACGACGGCTACGATGCCGGCACGCTGATGATGCGTGCCGACGCCGCCATGTACCTGGCCAAGCGCAACGGCCGCAACGCCAGCCGCTTCTACACGCGCGAGCTGGCGTCCAGCGTGGACGCGCGCATCGAACTGGAGAACAGCCTGCGCCGCAGCCTGCGCAACGGCGACCTGACCCTGCACTACCAGCCGCAGATCGACAGCCTGAGCGGGCGGATCGTCGGCGTCGAGGGGCTGGCGCGCTGGCAGCGCGGCGACCGCCTGGTGCTGCCGGGCGAATTCCTGCCCATCGCCGAAGAGACGCGCCTGATCGTCGACATCGACCAGTGGGCCATCCACGCCGCATGCAGGCAGAACCGCATCTGGCAGCAGGCGGGACTGCCGCCGATCCGGGTGTCGGTCAACATCGCCGCCGCCAACTTCGACACCGACGACCTGGTCGCGACGGTGGTGGAAGCGCTGCAGGACAGCGGGCTGCCCGCCGAGTTCCTGGAACTGGAAGTCACCGAGACCACGCTGATGCGCGACGTGCAACGGACCGACCGCACGCTGCGCGCCCTGAAGGCCCTGGGCGTGCGCATCGCCATCGACGACTTCGGTACCGGCTTTTCCAGCCTCAGCTACCTGGGCAACTACGGCTTCAACGTGCTCAAGATCGACCAGACGTTCGTGCGCGACGTCGGCGAGCCGAACCAGGCCGCCATCACCCGCGCCATCATCGGCCTGGCGGCGCAGCTGCAATGCCGCACGATCGCCGAGGGCGTGGAAACGGCCGCGCAGGCGGCCTGGCTGGTCGCCAACGGTTGCGACGAACTGCAGGGCAACTACTTCAGCCTGCCGCTGCCGGCCGCGGAGTTCGCGCGCCTGTATGCGCGCGGGAAGACCTGGCACCTCCCACCGGCCGCATCAGCCGCGCACGCGCGCGGCTCGTGA
- a CDS encoding 3-deoxy-7-phosphoheptulonate synthase class II, whose amino-acid sequence MNPSDRNLRAVTLPPHWAPESWRSRPAVQMPTYPDTAALESALGELRQLPPLVTSWEIFSLKKQLAEAQEGKRFLLQGGDCAESFSDCESGLISNRLKVLLQMSLVLVHGLRLPVVRVGRFAGQYAKPRSADTETRDGVTLPSYRGDLVNAPEFTPEARVPDPRRMIKAHARSAMTMNFVRALIDGGFADLHHPEYWNLNWVGYSPLANEYQHMVTSIGDAVRFMETLSGSEVHNLNRIDFYTSHEALLLPYEEALTREVPRQWGWFNLSTHYPWIGMRTAAVDGAHVEYLRGVRNPIAIKVGASVTPDQLLRLIDVLNPEDEAGRLTFIHRMGAAQIAEKLPPLLDAVRRDGRRVLWVCDPMHGNTESTSNGFKTRRFDNVRGEVEQSFDLHAAAGTRLGGVHLELTGEDVTECTGGARELTDADLERAYRSTVDPRLNYEQSLEIAMCIVRKQNQLAAPATR is encoded by the coding sequence ATGAATCCCTCCGACCGCAACCTGCGCGCCGTCACGCTGCCACCCCACTGGGCGCCGGAGAGCTGGCGTTCGCGGCCCGCGGTGCAGATGCCCACGTACCCGGATACGGCCGCGCTGGAGTCCGCGCTGGGCGAACTGCGGCAGCTGCCGCCCCTGGTCACGTCGTGGGAGATCTTCTCGCTGAAGAAGCAGCTGGCCGAGGCGCAGGAAGGCAAGCGCTTCCTGCTGCAGGGCGGCGACTGTGCCGAGAGCTTCAGCGACTGCGAGTCCGGACTGATCTCGAACCGGCTGAAGGTGCTGTTGCAGATGAGCCTGGTGCTGGTGCACGGCCTGCGCCTGCCCGTGGTGCGGGTGGGGCGTTTCGCCGGCCAGTACGCCAAACCGCGCTCGGCGGACACGGAGACGCGCGACGGCGTTACCCTGCCCAGCTATCGGGGCGACCTGGTCAATGCGCCCGAGTTCACGCCCGAAGCCCGCGTGCCCGACCCGCGGCGCATGATCAAGGCGCACGCGCGCTCGGCGATGACGATGAATTTCGTGCGTGCGCTGATCGACGGCGGCTTCGCGGACCTGCACCACCCCGAATACTGGAACCTCAACTGGGTGGGCTATTCGCCGCTGGCGAACGAGTACCAGCACATGGTCACCTCGATCGGCGATGCGGTGAGGTTCATGGAGACGCTGTCGGGCTCCGAGGTGCACAACCTCAACCGGATCGACTTCTACACCTCGCACGAAGCGCTGCTGCTGCCGTACGAGGAAGCGCTGACGCGCGAGGTTCCCCGCCAGTGGGGCTGGTTCAATCTCAGTACGCATTATCCGTGGATCGGCATGCGCACCGCGGCGGTGGACGGCGCTCACGTGGAGTACCTGCGCGGCGTGCGCAATCCCATCGCCATCAAGGTGGGAGCCTCGGTCACGCCGGACCAGTTGCTGCGCCTGATCGACGTGCTGAACCCCGAGGACGAAGCGGGGCGCCTGACCTTCATCCATCGCATGGGCGCCGCGCAGATCGCGGAGAAGCTGCCTCCGCTGCTGGATGCGGTCCGTCGCGACGGTCGCCGCGTGTTGTGGGTCTGCGACCCGATGCACGGCAACACCGAAAGCACCAGCAACGGGTTCAAGACCCGCCGTTTCGACAACGTGCGCGGGGAAGTCGAGCAATCGTTCGACCTGCACGCGGCGGCCGGTACGCGCCTGGGCGGCGTGCACCTGGAACTGACGGGCGAGGACGTCACCGAATGCACCGGTGGCGCGCGGGAACTGACCGACGCGGACCTGGAGCGCGCCTATCGCTCGACGGTCGATCCGCGGCTGAACTACGAGCAGTCGCTGGAGATCGCGATGTGCATCGTGCGCAAGCAGAACCAGCTGGCCGCACCGGCCACGCGTTGA
- a CDS encoding disulfide bond formation protein B, with the protein MNPLRWSFRAQCFLGFAICAGLLGYALYMQFVQQLEPCPFCIFQRLAFAATGVLFLLGALHGPRRPGGRRVYGVLAFLGAATGIGIAGRHVWVQLYPPLMPSCGPGWDYMIETNTWLGVVQKVLTAKGDCSTIDWSFLGLTMPMWSLVWFVFLAVWALWIGFRARRTSTFR; encoded by the coding sequence ATGAATCCTCTTCGCTGGAGTTTCCGCGCGCAGTGCTTCCTGGGCTTCGCGATCTGCGCGGGCCTGTTGGGCTATGCCCTTTACATGCAGTTCGTGCAGCAGCTGGAACCCTGTCCGTTCTGCATCTTCCAGCGGCTGGCCTTCGCCGCGACCGGTGTGTTGTTCCTGCTCGGCGCATTGCACGGACCACGCCGGCCGGGCGGACGCAGGGTGTATGGCGTGCTGGCGTTCCTCGGCGCGGCGACCGGCATCGGCATCGCGGGCAGGCACGTGTGGGTACAGCTGTACCCGCCGCTGATGCCGAGCTGCGGGCCGGGCTGGGATTACATGATCGAGACCAACACCTGGTTGGGCGTGGTGCAGAAGGTGCTGACCGCCAAGGGCGACTGCAGCACCATCGACTGGAGCTTCCTGGGCCTGACCATGCCGATGTGGAGCCTGGTGTGGTTCGTGTTTTTGGCGGTCTGGGCGCTCTGGATCGGTTTCCGCGCCCGCAGGACCTCGACCTTCCGCTGA
- the rplQ gene encoding 50S ribosomal protein L17 codes for MRHQKAGRKFNRTSAHREAMFRNMAASLIKHGLIKTTLPKAKELRRVAEPLITLGKVDGVANRRLAFARLRDKEAVGTLFTTLGPRYQSRPGGYLRILKCGFRAGDNAPMAYVELVDRPEAAAE; via the coding sequence ATGCGCCACCAGAAAGCCGGTCGCAAGTTCAACCGCACCAGCGCCCATCGCGAAGCGATGTTCCGCAACATGGCCGCCTCGCTCATCAAGCACGGCCTGATCAAGACCACCCTGCCGAAGGCCAAGGAACTGCGCCGCGTCGCGGAACCGCTGATCACCCTGGGCAAGGTCGACGGCGTGGCCAACCGCCGCCTGGCGTTCGCCCGCCTGCGCGACAAGGAAGCCGTCGGTACCCTGTTCACCACGCTGGGCCCGCGCTACCAGTCGCGTCCCGGTGGCTACCTGCGCATCCTGAAGTGCGGCTTCCGCGCCGGCGACAACGCGCCGATGGCGTACGTCGAGCTGGTCGACCGTCCGGAAGCGGCGGCCGAGTAA
- the rpoA gene encoding DNA-directed RNA polymerase subunit alpha, with protein sequence MTGITQQVLRPRGPQIERLTGNRAKVVIEPLERGYGHTLGNALRRVLLSSIPGFAITEVEIDGVLHEYSTIEGMQEDVLEVLLNLKDVAIRIHSGDSSTLSLAKQGPGVVTAGDIKTDHNVEILNPELVICNLTKDTALNMRLKIERGFGYQPAAARRRPDEETRAIGRLVLDASFSPVRRVAYAVESARVEQRTDLDKLVLDIETNGTIDAEEAVRTAADILSDQLSVFGDFTHRDRGAPKQAASGVDPVLLRPIDDLELTVRSANCLKAESIYYIGDLIQKTEVELLKTPNLGKKSLTEIKEVLAQRGLSLGMKLENWPPAGVAQHGMLG encoded by the coding sequence ATGACGGGTATTACTCAGCAAGTGCTGCGCCCCCGCGGCCCGCAGATCGAGCGCCTGACCGGCAACCGTGCGAAGGTGGTCATCGAACCGCTGGAGCGTGGTTACGGCCATACGCTCGGCAATGCGTTGCGCCGTGTGCTGCTGTCGTCGATCCCCGGCTTCGCGATCACCGAAGTCGAGATCGATGGCGTGCTGCATGAATACAGCACCATCGAAGGCATGCAGGAAGACGTGCTGGAAGTGCTGTTGAACCTGAAGGATGTGGCCATCCGCATCCATTCCGGCGACTCGTCCACGCTGAGCCTGGCCAAGCAGGGCCCGGGCGTGGTGACCGCTGGCGACATCAAGACCGACCACAACGTCGAGATCCTGAATCCGGAACTGGTCATCTGCAACCTGACCAAGGACACGGCGTTGAACATGCGCCTGAAGATCGAGCGCGGTTTCGGCTACCAGCCGGCCGCCGCCCGCCGCCGTCCGGACGAGGAAACCCGCGCGATCGGCCGCCTGGTGCTGGATGCGTCGTTCTCGCCGGTCCGCCGCGTGGCGTACGCGGTGGAGTCCGCGCGCGTCGAGCAGCGCACCGACCTGGACAAGCTGGTCCTGGACATCGAGACCAACGGCACGATCGATGCCGAGGAAGCCGTGCGCACCGCCGCCGACATCCTCAGCGACCAGCTGTCGGTGTTCGGTGACTTCACGCACCGCGACCGCGGCGCGCCGAAGCAGGCCGCCAGCGGCGTGGATCCGGTGCTGCTGCGCCCGATCGACGACCTGGAGCTGACGGTGCGTTCGGCCAACTGCCTGAAGGCCGAGAGCATCTACTACATCGGCGACCTCATCCAGAAGACGGAAGTCGAACTGCTCAAGACCCCGAACCTCGGCAAGAAGTCGCTGACCGAGATCAAGGAAGTGCTGGCGCAGCGCGGCCTGTCGCTGGGCATGAAGCTGGAGAACTGGCCGCCGGCCGGCGTCGCCCAGCACGGCATGCTCGGCTGA
- the rpsD gene encoding 30S ribosomal protein S4 — MARYIGPTCKLARREGADLSLKSPARALDSKCKLEQKPGQHGATARKGKLSDYATQLREKQKVKRIYGLLERQFRNYYKKASTKKGNTGENLLQLLETRLDNVIYRMGFAVTRPAARQLVSHRGVLVNGKPVNLPSYQVKAGDAIALSEKAQKQLRVQESLTVAEQLDLNPSWVEVDAKKFSGVFKAVPARSDLPADINEALIVELYSK, encoded by the coding sequence ATGGCTCGTTATATCGGTCCTACCTGTAAGCTCGCGCGCCGCGAAGGCGCCGACCTGTCGCTCAAGAGCCCGGCCCGTGCGCTGGACTCCAAGTGCAAGCTGGAGCAGAAGCCCGGCCAGCATGGCGCCACCGCCCGCAAGGGCAAGCTGTCCGACTACGCCACCCAGCTGCGCGAGAAGCAGAAGGTCAAGCGTATCTACGGCCTGCTGGAGCGCCAGTTCCGCAACTACTACAAGAAGGCCTCGACCAAGAAGGGCAACACCGGCGAGAACCTGCTGCAGCTGTTGGAAACCCGCCTGGACAACGTCATCTACCGCATGGGCTTCGCCGTGACCCGCCCGGCCGCGCGCCAGCTGGTCTCGCACCGCGGCGTGCTGGTCAACGGCAAGCCGGTCAACCTGCCGTCGTACCAGGTCAAGGCCGGTGACGCGATCGCGCTGTCGGAGAAGGCCCAGAAGCAGCTCCGCGTGCAGGAGTCGCTGACCGTCGCCGAGCAGCTCGACCTGAACCCGTCGTGGGTCGAAGTCGATGCGAAGAAGTTCAGCGGCGTGTTCAAGGCGGTTCCGGCGCGTTCGGACCTGCCCGCCGACATCAACGAAGCGCTGATCGTCGAGTTGTACTCGAAGTAA
- the rpsK gene encoding 30S ribosomal protein S11, which produces MAKPAAAKVKKKIKRVITDGVAHVHASFNNTIVTITDRQGNALSWATSGGAGFRGSRKSTPFAAQVAAEKAGRAALDYGVKSLEVRIKGPGPGRESAVRSLNNVGYKITNIIDVTPIPHNGCRPPKKRRV; this is translated from the coding sequence ATGGCCAAGCCAGCTGCTGCCAAAGTCAAGAAGAAGATCAAGCGCGTCATCACCGACGGCGTCGCCCACGTCCACGCTTCTTTCAACAACACCATCGTCACCATCACCGACCGCCAGGGCAATGCGCTTTCCTGGGCGACCTCGGGTGGTGCCGGTTTCCGCGGTTCCCGCAAGTCCACGCCGTTCGCGGCCCAGGTCGCCGCCGAGAAGGCCGGCCGTGCCGCACTGGACTACGGCGTGAAGTCGCTGGAAGTCCGCATCAAGGGCCCGGGTCCGGGTCGCGAGTCGGCCGTGCGTTCGTTGAACAACGTGGGCTACAAGATCACCAACATCATCGACGTGACGCCGATCCCGCACAACGGGTGCCGTCCGCCGAAAAAGCGTCGCGTCTAA
- the rpsM gene encoding 30S ribosomal protein S13: MARIAGVNLPAQKHVWVGLQSIYGIGRTRSKKVCEAAGVASTTKIRDLSEPEVERLRAEVGKYVVEGDLRREVGIAIKRLMDLGCYRGLRHRRGLPLRGQRTRTNARTRKGPRKAIKK, encoded by the coding sequence ATGGCGCGTATTGCAGGTGTCAACCTGCCTGCCCAGAAGCATGTCTGGGTCGGTTTGCAAAGCATCTACGGCATCGGCCGTACCCGTTCCAAGAAGGTCTGCGAAGCCGCCGGCGTCGCCTCGACCACGAAGATCCGCGACCTGTCGGAGCCGGAAGTCGAGCGCCTGCGCGCCGAAGTCGGCAAGTACGTGGTCGAAGGCGACCTGCGCCGTGAAGTCGGCATCGCCATCAAGCGCCTGATGGACCTGGGCTGCTACCGCGGTCTGCGCCACCGTCGCGGCCTGCCGCTGCGTGGCCAGCGCACCCGCACCAACGCCCGTACCCGCAAGGGTCCGCGCAAAGCCATCAAGAAGTAA